The genomic interval CGTTAACTGCCTTTAAACACCTAGAGGGCACTAAGTCTTTTGATTGGTTGTATATGGCACCACCACTATTTTTTGATCCTGAAGGCGCTTATACTGGAGAATATGCATTTACTGGTCAACACTTAAAATATAATGCACAAGGGTTAAGCTATATTAGTTACCTAGATATGGCTGCTGCGATTGTAGAAAAACTTGCGTCAAAAGAAAACCATGAATTAATAGGGGTTCATAGTTAAGAGACACTTCTTTCAAATTGAGCAGTGTTTATTACTCGTAATAAACATTGTTTTTTTGTATAAAATGGCCATTAATGGCTTTAAATAAGTTAAGTAAACATTCATTCTTTTTATATGACGACTTAGTTATGTTGACAACAATCCAATTCTTATTAGAAAATATAGTTATAGCATATGGTTATGAATTTTCGTTTATTTATGTAGAGGAGGCTTCAAATATGTCAGACAATCAAACACTTACCACAAAAAGCGGTCAACCCGTTGCCAACAATGATCATGCTTTGACCGCTGGTCCACGTGGACCGCTATTGATGCAAGACTATCAATTGGTTGAGAAGTTAGCACATTTCAATCGTGAACGCATTCCAGAACGGATTGTCCATGCCAAAGGATCTGGTGCAATGGGGACATTCACTTTGACACATGACATGTCTGCATATACCAAGGCGGATGTCTTTAACGGTGAGGGTAAACAAACCGATGTTTTTGCTCGTTTCTCTTCTGTGGCGGGTGAACAAGGTTATCCAGATACTCTCCGAGACGTTCATGGTTTCGCGGTACGATTCTATACTAATGACGGAAATTATGACATTGTTGGAAATAATACGCCGGTCTTCTTCATCAACGATCCTTATAAATTCCCAGACTTCATTCATTCACAAAAACGCGACCCACGTACAGGGCTGCGTGATGATAATATGCAATGGGATTATTTTGCCCATTCTCCAGAAAGTCTACACCAAGTGACCATCTTATTCTCAGATCGTGGTCTACCGTATGGTTATGGCTACATGCATGGATACGGTTCACACACGTATAAGTGGGTGAATGCCGATGGGGAACAATTCTGGGTGAAATATCACTTCAAGTCAAACCATGGTATCAAGAACATGTCACCACAAGATGCGAAATTAATGGCTAGTGAGAATACTGATTGGCATCGTCAAGAAATGTATGCAGCCATTGAAGAGGGTGATTATCCATCTTGGACACTGAAAGTACAAGTTATCCCGTATGACGAAGGTCTTGCCTACAAACATGATATTTTTGATGTCACAAATGTTGTATCACAAAAAGACTATCCGTTAATTGAAGTCGGTCAATTTGAATTGAACCGCAATCCTGATAATTTCTTTAAGGATGTCGAACAAGCAGCTTTGGCACCTTCAAACTTGGTCCCAGGTATTGAAGCATCACCAGACAAAGTATTGCAGGGACGTTTGTTCGGATACGCCGATGCACAACGCTATCGTCTAGGTGCTAATTATCAAGATTTAAAGGTTAATCAACCACATCAACCCGTTCACACCTATGAACGTGATGGACACATGACAACCGATAATAGTCAGGGTGACGTAAACTATGCACCTAATAGCCATCAAGGTCCTTTAGCTGACCCACATGCAAGTATTCATGGTGATGTTGTAAGTGGCCAAACTGGTGCATACGAACCAGTAGATCCTGATTTTTACTCTCAAGCAGGTGATCTGTATCGTCTAATGTCTGAAAATGAAAAGGAAAGTTTAACACAAGCAATTGCTGATTCACTAGGACATATTGATTCTAAGGAAAATCAACAGTTACAGATTGCTTTGTTTGCCAAAGCTGATCCAGACTATGGTCAACGTGTCCATGATAAAATCATGGCACTATCTGATAACAAATAAATAGGGTAGTTTACTATTTGCCAAAAACAGTTAATACTTGATTCATCATCAAGCAATTGACTGTTTTTTTTAATCATTAAATCTATCTTGAAAAAATTGCATTAAATTAAATCAATAAATAGTAGACCCAATGAAAACATAATGTTACCTTAAGTAAGTAGATGCTTTAACGCATACATATTATTAAGGGAGAAAACATATGCATATTTGTAAGCAACAATACTTAAAGTTATATCTTAAATTATTAACCTCATTCATGATTGGTGTTGCATCCTTACTAATTGGAACAATCACCATTGATGCAGCGCAAACTACGGCTGCACATAAAACACCAACGGTTAAAAAACACGTACTTGATGACTTAGCGCTAACTGTTCATCAACAGAATACGACTCCACAGTTAGCGGTTACCAACGTTTCGCGAAATAAACCTGCCAAAAAAGTTGCTGCTAAGAAAAAAGCTCCTAAGAAAGTAGCTCCTAAAAAGAAAGCCACTGTTAAGAAAAAAGCCCCTAAGAAAGTAGCTCCTAAAAAGAAAGCCACTGTTAAGAAGAACGCTCCTAAGAAAGCTGCTCCTAAAAAGAAAACTCCTACAAAGAAGAAAAACACAAAATCTATTCGTAAACAGGTAAAGCCAAAAACAACCAAGAAAAAGAAAGCAGCGCCTGTTCGTAAAAACAAATTAGCGCCACTATATAATGCTCCCTTTATCAAAAATGGTAAGCCTCATGGTCGCCCTCAATTGACGGGTGCCAAGCGTTTAGCCTTTGAGAAAAAAGTTTATAATTGGCAAATTAAAAACAGCCCGGATGGTAAGTTACGTGATCCTTATCCTCCACGTGAAATTTTGCATTGGAAGCCCGGTCAATCACGTAAAAACAAAGTTGATTTCGGACATAAGAAGCATCATGAATATAAGAAGTGGTTTGATATGTATAAATATCGCAAAATTACATTACAACAATTCAAAGCTCATGAATTTGACCCAAACAACTTCTATATTCAAGCAATAGGAAAGAACCGTAGTCGTATTTACGAAGCAAAATAAGGTTCTTTGGGAGGGCACATGATGGAACTTAGTACAATTGCCAATTTAAGTGTCATTGAGTTTAAACAAGCAGTCATTCAGGAACAAGCATATAACTTAGTAGATGATTATAACGGATCTTCATTGTTGCAACTTGTTATTTCTCAACAAGAATCGGATGGATATCAGGCTACTGACATTTATGATAAATCTGAATTTTTACTAATGCACGGCGCTAATATCAATCATCAAAGCGATGATGGGCGAACTGCCTTGCATGATTTCTTTTTTGAAGTTCCACGACCAACTGTAGAACATGAAAATAAAATTGTTGATCTATTGTTGAGTCATAAAATTGATGTTAATTTACAAGATAAGTTTGGTGCAACCGCATTTCAATATGCCATAACGAACAATGCACTTTCTACTAAAGAGAATGAAACGATGTACACAAAGATGTTGCAAGCAGGGGCAAATTATACATTGAATGATAATTTCAATCATAATATATTGTACTATTGTCATGAATTTTCAGAACGAAAAGCAGTTCTATCTTTGATTGAAATGTATGGTCAATACTCATTATCTGATTAACAAAAATTAAAAGCAGTCTAATAAACATCATGATGAATGTTTGCTAGACTGCTTTTTTTATTTTCTATGGAAACACGGGAAAACTCTAAATATTTATAAGAAATACAATTGCAATCAACTTCCACATCCGAATTTCATAATATAATCTGATATAGATAGATCAACTAAGAATATATACATACTTTTCGATAATGGTCTGATTAGCGTCTTGCTAAATGCAACTAAAAGCGCTATCATTAAATTAATATGATGGTTATACGAAACAGGAGATAGGGACATGACATATAAAGCGAGTGAGCTTGAGGGGAAAATTTCGTTTGTCAACACGAAAGATTTGGAACGCGAAGCAGCAAAGGTAATTCCTGCTGGTGGATATGGTTACATTAATAGTGGTGCTGGTGATTTAATCACATTACATGAAAATGAAACTGCATTTGAACATGTAAAAATTGAACCAGGTGTTCTACACGGCGTTGAAAATCCAGATACGCATGTTGTCTTTGATGGCATGCATCTAACTGCACCAATTATTATGGCACCTGTTGCCGCACATGGATTGGCCAATACCCAAGGTGAAATTGCTTCAGCTGCTGGAGTGGCACGTTTCGGTACTATTTACACAGCTTCATCATTTGCTACAAAATCATTAGAAGAAATGCGTGAGGCTGCTGGACCAGAAGCCTCACAGTTTTTCCAATTCTATATGTCTAAAGACAATGCAATTAACGATCAGATTATTGCAGCTGCGGAGGAAAGTGGGGCACGTGCTATTGTGTTAACTGCTGATGCAACAGTTGGTGGAAATCGTGAAGCTGACAAACGTAACGGATTTACTTTTCCACTTGCTATGCCAATTGTGCAAGCTTATCAAAGTGGCGTAGGGCAAACAATGGACGCAGTATACAAATCAGCCAAGCAAAAGTTAAGTCCAGCAGATGTCAGCTATATTACTTCGCGTACTGATCTACCAGTTTACGTTAAGGGAGTTCAAAATCCGAATGATGTCGAACCAATTCTCGCCGCTGGGGCGGGAGGAATTTGGGTTTCAAATCATGGTGGTCGTCAATTGGATGGTGGTCCCGCTGCATTTGATTCATTAAAGCGAATTGCCGACGTTGTTGATCACCGTGTGCCGATTGTCTTTGATAGTGGGGTTCGTCGTGGACAACACGTCTTTAAGGCATTGGCATCTGGGGCAGATCTAGTCGCAATCGGTCGGCCAGTTATTTACGGCTTAGCCCTTGGTGGAAGCGTAGGTGTTGAGCAAGTCTTTGATTTCTTCCAAAATGAATTACAATTAGTCATGCAATTGGCAGGTACGCAAACAATTGATGATGTTAAAAATTTCCAATTATTGGCAAACCCATATGCTTAATGCCTGACAATAAATAAAACAAAAACAGCTAAAGAGAACTTTAGCTGTTTTTGTTTTTAAATGGCATATCTCATAACATATGTATAATTTTAAAATTAATACTTCCTGTAAAACCGGTTCTATGCGATATATTAAAGACGCAATTAAATTAACGAGATCATCATTCACATACCTTATAGTGCCTTTGATAATCACTTAGATTTATGTGAATAGTATACGATAAATTATCGGCTTATTTAAAGAAAGTAGGATTAGATATCATGTGGTTATTAAGTAATCGTGAAACAAGATGTATTTTAGTACAAAATTATTTAACCTCACACGCAGGTACAAAAATTAGTTTACAAGCACTAGCAACAGAACTAAATATTTCGCGCTATAACATTCAGCAAGCCCTTGAAATACTAGAATCTATCTATCAAGCTGAATTTTCTGATGATGTACCTAGTTTTACGTTCCTCGATCAAAACCGCAGTATCCAAATTTCGGCCGTTCAAATGATTAATGTAGAACCAATAAAAAAAATATTTCTAAATGATTCAACTAAAATGGCATTGTTAAATATTTGTTTTCTAGAACAACATCACTCAATTGACAGCGTATTATCTGCAACCAACATTAGTTATACATTATTGCGTAACTATATTAAAGAAATGAATCGATACTTATCTGACATGGATATTTATATCTCGAAAAAATTCACTTTAGAAGGAAATGAAATAAATATTCGCCGACTAATGTTTGAAACATATTATCTTCATTTTGATTATGAAACAGTGTCACTGGAAGATTATTCTTTTACTAAAATCCCTTGTTTAAGCGATATATTACCCGAAACCGTCAAGCTATCACCAACACGAAAGAAAGCTTATCGTATCACTAATATTATTTGGTCACTGCGTTTACAACATAACCATACGATTTCAAATGAACTTCATTTTATTGATTTAAACAAAGCGCAGGCACTACAGCCTGATGTTTACAATATTATTTTGTGTGCATATGATCGTTTGTATGTGGACCTAACAGAAGTAGATAAGGCAATGGAATTAGAATGCGCATTATTAACGTCTATTTTAATGAATGATATTCCAGCAGAAGTCGTACCAAAGTTATTAACTTCTGAAATGAACCATCAATTACAAGCTATTTCAAATATTATACAAGCTGAATTCACCAAATTATTCCACCAAGAAATGACAGATGATGAAACAAGAGAAATTGGTCAAAAATTAGTTATCACTAATTTACAATTATTATTGATGCATCATACTATAATTGCTCATCCAACGTATAAAACTGTTGGTTCTACGTTATACACCATCTCACAGGAACTTTCTGAACACACGGTGACAGCTATCATCGATCATCTTAACGTCCATAACTTGGAAAATATTAATAGCATTACAATTGAATACATGACTGTTTTACATCATTTTTTAATTGCAACGCAGGGGAAATACTTACCCATAGCCTCAGTACACATCGATATGATAGATTTACCCAATTTAAAGGATGAAATCACATATATCTTACAGCATCATTCCTTAATTAACGTCAATATTCTTAAAGATTCAACTCAAAATGCCGATATTATTATTTCAGACACTTCAGTTTACAATGCACATAGTCAAAACATTGTATGGCGCGATTTACCAGACGATGAAGATATATGTAATTTCCATAAAATTGTAATAAACATTATAAAGAACAAAGTGAAAAACCATCGAAAATAATTGGGTGGGGTTTATTTGAATTGTATTGATAATTTCCGAAAAGACAAAAACTGGATAGATTCAATTGAAACGTAATAATCTCTACTAATTGATAGATAACTGGAATGTATTCTAGACAACAAAACGATATTTGATAATCATAAAATACCTAGCACAATTCATGTGGCACGGGATATCACTTACAGTTGATCGTATATCAGAATTTATGGTATTTAGTACAGAATTAACGTTTTCCAACGAAACGTCGTTATAGTAATTATTCGAAGGACAATACGGCCACATGAATATAAAAGTCGTCTCAGTGCGTTTAATTAACACTTAAATTACATAAAACGACATCAAAATAAAGATACTGGATAAGTACGTAATAAGTATTTAGATCCAGGAATGATAATTAATTCAAGATAAACACCGGCGTATTTTTTAAGAAATATGATACGCTTATTTAAGTAGTTCAAAAATATAATAAAAACATGTGTACAGAATTTATAAACCAAAACTGCATTAAATAAACAGATAACATGATTAAATGCGGTGAATTTAAAAGATTATAGGGCGCTGTTTAAAACGTTGTTAAGTTTATACTTGACAAATGCCTTCTTTATTTAGCTTTTTATAATATATATTATGTAAACTAGATGAGGTGTAGGAAATTGCAACCCCTAATGCCAATCTTTTTTACGAATGTAAGAATTTTGTTATCAAAACCCTTACGCCCCTAGTGAATACAGGGTTTATAAAAGTTACAAATTAGCTACATGGTGTATTTAATTATATCGAATGATTAAGAAATCAAATAATGTCACTAAATACCAGGTAATATACAGCCTTTAGGAATTGCCACATGTATTTATATTTAAATTATAAGGACTTATACCTAATTGAAACTAAAAGCGGAACAAAATGACATTCATTTTCAAAGTGTTCACACTTTTTTTCTTTTTGTTCAATTAATTTAACATGTTTCCACACAATATACAATAAAAAAACAACCATATTTCTATGATTGTTGATATGTTTAATGATTTAATTTGATTTATGTCTTCGATCCCAACGTAAGGTTTCACTATGATAAAGCATATATGGTGTTTTACCATTTAATGCTTGTACCATAGGTTTATGATTTAGCTTCTCCGCAATTTTAAACCAGTCATCAGGTGTCATTTCGTCATAATCAGAATACCCTGCATAGACCCGTATAAGTCGATTACGTTGTTCATTTGTACCACGTTCATATGGTGAATACGGGTGTGCAAAGTACGTTTTTTTACCATATTTCACTTGAATAGACTCTAAAAACTGCCATGAGATAAACTCTGAACCATTATCAAACGTAAATGATTGCACATAATTTTGATATTCTGATAAAAACAACTCAATAGCACGAATCATACCCACGGAAGTCCGGTTTTTAATCGGTAATATCACGGTATAACGGGTTTTTCGTTCTACCAGAACTAATATACTTGATTTTTTATGATCACGAGAAATGACTAAATCACCTTCCCAATGCCCAAAATAACGTCTAGTCTCTACGGACGCTGGTCTTGATTCAATAGATAACCGCTTAACAACTTGAACAGGATTACTATCAAGCTCATCTTTAAGTTGTTTTTTCATAACGTGCCCCATAATTTCCCGCTCTGACACGTTTTTAGGTTTCTTATGCGACCAATGATTAGAATGCCCGTATGCTGAACGATCAACCACAATATAACCTTTCCGAATATAGTTACGAATAGTGGACGCAGACAAAGGACATTTCGGAAAGCTAGAAACAAAATCTTCTGGTGACCAACCTTTATCATTTAAATACTCTTCAATTTGGGTTTTCCAATAAAACGTTAGTTTTCTAGCGCCACCATGAACGGCATGCTTACTAAGTTTATATTGTTGCGCAATAGTAGCTGAATACGTTAATAATCCATGTTTATTGGCTAATAAAGCGTCATTAGACAACTCATTAACATTAACCGTTGCCCCTTTCTTCAACTCACGCCATATAGTCGATTGACTACGTCCTAATAAACGTCCAATTTCAGCCGTAGAAAGTTTATTATCATTCCAATAATGTTGGATCATGATACGTTCTTCATAAGTTAATCTCTTGCGAGATTTTGATTCAGTTGACTCCATATTTACATATCCTTTAATCAGGAAATATACATACTTAAAAATCTAAATACCCATTTTTAATATAAATTCGTATCATACGAGCACTTATAGGGATTTCATCAGCGTATTTTTGAACGATTTTTTCTGGCGACATGCCTAATTTTAACTTTTGTTCTAATTTATACTTTAAAGCTGGCGTAAAATGATGTTGCTCTAATCGAGAGTTTAAATGGTATTTATCTACAAACGCCTGTGCAAATTTTGGAGAATAGTCAACATACTTACGATAAAACAACAACCAATCTAAATCACGGTCAGATAAACCTTGATTATAAGCATTATTACCACGTTCTAATTCAGTCTGAATACATTGTTCAGAACAATCTAAATAACGGGCAATCCGTTTTATTGACCAGCGTTTCTCCCATAAATTAGATAGCTCTCGGCGTTCTTGATAAGTGAATGAACATTTACCTTGTTTATTTTTCATAATTATACCACCTTAAAACAAAAAACAGCTATCCTAAACTAAATCAAACTCTGATTCAGTCTAGATAACTGCTTTTATCGTTTATTTTTCGTTATTTTCGCCTGTGAACACGTTGTCAAAAGGTGTTTTACCGGTATTAGCAACTTGATGTAACATGATCCGAATTGCTCCTTGGATTGTTATACCTTGTTCAGCAAAAAGTGCGTCAGCCTTCTTTTTAACATCTGAATCTAAACGAAGTTGTAGTAACTTTTCAGACATAGCAATATTCCTTTCATAATTTACAGTTTATGAGCTGTATTTTCAGTATACATTAATTTCTTAATGCTATTGTGTTATTTCATATAGTACATGTTGTTCTAACGGATGACCTTTATCCAATTTTGGATGATTAAAAGTTCCTTTGTAAGCCATTCCAATTCTTTCCATTACTTTTTCAGATGGCTTATTTTTCACTGCTGTAAAGCTATATATTGCGGAAAGATTTAATTCATTAAATCCGTATTTGATAACTCTTTCAGCACCTTCTGTTGCATATCCATGGTGCCAGTACCCTTTTAATAACCGCCAGCCTATT from Weissella ceti carries:
- a CDS encoding catalase, encoding MSDNQTLTTKSGQPVANNDHALTAGPRGPLLMQDYQLVEKLAHFNRERIPERIVHAKGSGAMGTFTLTHDMSAYTKADVFNGEGKQTDVFARFSSVAGEQGYPDTLRDVHGFAVRFYTNDGNYDIVGNNTPVFFINDPYKFPDFIHSQKRDPRTGLRDDNMQWDYFAHSPESLHQVTILFSDRGLPYGYGYMHGYGSHTYKWVNADGEQFWVKYHFKSNHGIKNMSPQDAKLMASENTDWHRQEMYAAIEEGDYPSWTLKVQVIPYDEGLAYKHDIFDVTNVVSQKDYPLIEVGQFELNRNPDNFFKDVEQAALAPSNLVPGIEASPDKVLQGRLFGYADAQRYRLGANYQDLKVNQPHQPVHTYERDGHMTTDNSQGDVNYAPNSHQGPLADPHASIHGDVVSGQTGAYEPVDPDFYSQAGDLYRLMSENEKESLTQAIADSLGHIDSKENQQLQIALFAKADPDYGQRVHDKIMALSDNK
- a CDS encoding GH-E family nuclease, with the protein product MHICKQQYLKLYLKLLTSFMIGVASLLIGTITIDAAQTTAAHKTPTVKKHVLDDLALTVHQQNTTPQLAVTNVSRNKPAKKVAAKKKAPKKVAPKKKATVKKKAPKKVAPKKKATVKKNAPKKAAPKKKTPTKKKNTKSIRKQVKPKTTKKKKAAPVRKNKLAPLYNAPFIKNGKPHGRPQLTGAKRLAFEKKVYNWQIKNSPDGKLRDPYPPREILHWKPGQSRKNKVDFGHKKHHEYKKWFDMYKYRKITLQQFKAHEFDPNNFYIQAIGKNRSRIYEAK
- a CDS encoding ankyrin repeat domain-containing protein, translating into MMELSTIANLSVIEFKQAVIQEQAYNLVDDYNGSSLLQLVISQQESDGYQATDIYDKSEFLLMHGANINHQSDDGRTALHDFFFEVPRPTVEHENKIVDLLLSHKIDVNLQDKFGATAFQYAITNNALSTKENETMYTKMLQAGANYTLNDNFNHNILYYCHEFSERKAVLSLIEMYGQYSLSD
- a CDS encoding alpha-hydroxy-acid oxidizing protein, which translates into the protein MTYKASELEGKISFVNTKDLEREAAKVIPAGGYGYINSGAGDLITLHENETAFEHVKIEPGVLHGVENPDTHVVFDGMHLTAPIIMAPVAAHGLANTQGEIASAAGVARFGTIYTASSFATKSLEEMREAAGPEASQFFQFYMSKDNAINDQIIAAAEESGARAIVLTADATVGGNREADKRNGFTFPLAMPIVQAYQSGVGQTMDAVYKSAKQKLSPADVSYITSRTDLPVYVKGVQNPNDVEPILAAGAGGIWVSNHGGRQLDGGPAAFDSLKRIADVVDHRVPIVFDSGVRRGQHVFKALASGADLVAIGRPVIYGLALGGSVGVEQVFDFFQNELQLVMQLAGTQTIDDVKNFQLLANPYA
- a CDS encoding helix-turn-helix domain-containing protein, coding for MWLLSNRETRCILVQNYLTSHAGTKISLQALATELNISRYNIQQALEILESIYQAEFSDDVPSFTFLDQNRSIQISAVQMINVEPIKKIFLNDSTKMALLNICFLEQHHSIDSVLSATNISYTLLRNYIKEMNRYLSDMDIYISKKFTLEGNEINIRRLMFETYYLHFDYETVSLEDYSFTKIPCLSDILPETVKLSPTRKKAYRITNIIWSLRLQHNHTISNELHFIDLNKAQALQPDVYNIILCAYDRLYVDLTEVDKAMELECALLTSILMNDIPAEVVPKLLTSEMNHQLQAISNIIQAEFTKLFHQEMTDDETREIGQKLVITNLQLLLMHHTIIAHPTYKTVGSTLYTISQELSEHTVTAIIDHLNVHNLENINSITIEYMTVLHHFLIATQGKYLPIASVHIDMIDLPNLKDEITYILQHHSLINVNILKDSTQNADIIISDTSVYNAHSQNIVWRDLPDDEDICNFHKIVINIIKNKVKNHRK
- a CDS encoding IS30 family transposase, with the protein product MESTESKSRKRLTYEERIMIQHYWNDNKLSTAEIGRLLGRSQSTIWRELKKGATVNVNELSNDALLANKHGLLTYSATIAQQYKLSKHAVHGGARKLTFYWKTQIEEYLNDKGWSPEDFVSSFPKCPLSASTIRNYIRKGYIVVDRSAYGHSNHWSHKKPKNVSEREIMGHVMKKQLKDELDSNPVQVVKRLSIESRPASVETRRYFGHWEGDLVISRDHKKSSILVLVERKTRYTVILPIKNRTSVGMIRAIELFLSEYQNYVQSFTFDNGSEFISWQFLESIQVKYGKKTYFAHPYSPYERGTNEQRNRLIRVYAGYSDYDEMTPDDWFKIAEKLNHKPMVQALNGKTPYMLYHSETLRWDRRHKSN
- a CDS encoding helix-turn-helix domain-containing protein, producing MKNKQGKCSFTYQERRELSNLWEKRWSIKRIARYLDCSEQCIQTELERGNNAYNQGLSDRDLDWLLFYRKYVDYSPKFAQAFVDKYHLNSRLEQHHFTPALKYKLEQKLKLGMSPEKIVQKYADEIPISARMIRIYIKNGYLDF
- a CDS encoding type II toxin-antitoxin system RelB/DinJ family antitoxin yields the protein MSEKLLQLRLDSDVKKKADALFAEQGITIQGAIRIMLHQVANTGKTPFDNVFTGENNEK